Proteins encoded by one window of Pan troglodytes isolate AG18354 chromosome 16, NHGRI_mPanTro3-v2.0_pri, whole genome shotgun sequence:
- the LOC107968571 gene encoding putative golgin subfamily A member 8I isoform X2: MKRSLRYFEEKSKDLAVRLQHSLQRKGELESVLSDVMATQKKKANQWSSPSKARTEWKLEQSMREEALLKAQLTQLKESFQQLQLERHEYAEHLKGERARWQQRMRKMSQEICTLKKEKQQDMRRVEKLERSLSKLKNQTAEPLPPEPPAVPSEVELQHLRKELERVAGELQAQVKNNQRISLLNRGQEERIQEQEERLRKQEERLQEQHKSLQQLAKPQSVLEELEHLEAASQQNQQLTAQPSLMALPGEGHGGEHLDSEGEEAPQPMPSVPEDLENREAMSSFMDHLEEKADLSELVKKKELRFIHHWRERCHQKIHHLLSEPGGRAKDAALGGGHHQAGAQGGDEGEAAGAAADGIAAYSNYNNGHRKFLAAAHNPADEPGPGAPAPQELGAADKHGDLCEVSLTSSAQGEAREDPLLDKPTAQPIVQDHQEHPGLGSNCCVPFFRWAWLPRRRR; this comes from the exons ATGAAACGTTCTCTCAGATACTTTGAAG AAAAGTCCAAGGATCTGGCTGTCCGCCTGCAACATTCATTGCAGCGTAAAGGAGAGTTAGAGAGTGTTCTCTCTGATGTCATGGCCACACAGAAGAAGAAGGCAAACCAG TGGTCCAGCCCCAGTAAAGCACGTACGGAGTGGAAGTTAGAGCAGTCCATGCGGGAGGAGGCACTGCTGAAAGCGCAGCTGACACAG TTGAAGGAGTCATTTCAACAACTCCAATTAGAAAGACATGAGTATGCTGAACATCTAAAAGGAGAGAGGGCCCGGTGGCAGCAGAGGATGAGAAAAATGTCACAGGAG ATTTGCACATTAAAGAAAGAGAAGCAGCAAGATATGCGTCGGGTAGAGAAGCTGGAGAGGAGCTTGTCCAAACTCAAAAACCAGACGG CTGAACCCTTGCCCCCGGAGCCCCCAGCAGTGCCCTCTGAGGTGGAGCTGCAGCACCTGAGGAAGGAACTAGAGAGAGTGGCAGGAGAGCTCCAGGCCCAGGTCAAAAACAATCAGCGCATAAGTCTCCTGAACCGGGGACAAGAAGAGAGGATTCAGGAGCAGGAAGAGAGGCTTCGGAAGCAGGAGGAGAGGCTTCAGGAGCAGCACAAGAGCCTTCAGCAGCTGGCCAAGCCACAGAGCGTCTTGGAGGAGCTG GAGCACCTGGAAGCGGCCAGCCAGCAGAACCAGCAGCTAACAGCCCAGCCTAGCCTCATGGCTCTCCCTGGGGAAG GACACGGAGGAGAACATCTGGACAgtgagggggaggaggcacctcAGCCCATGCCGAGTGTCCCAGAGGACCTGGAGAACAGGGAGGCCATG AGCAGCTTTATGGACCACCTGGAGGAGAAGGCAGACCTGAGTGAGCTggtgaagaaaaaagaacttcGCTTCATCCATCACTGGCGAGAGAGATGCCATCA GAAAATCCATCACCTGTTATCAGAACCAGGGGGCCGTGCCAAAGATGCGGCACTGGGAGGAGGACACCATCAGGCTGGAGCTCAGGGAGGAGATGAAG GTGAAGCTGCTGGAGCTGCAGCAGATGGTATTGCGGCTTACAGCAACTACAACAATGGGCACAGAAAATTCCTGGCCGCTGCCCACAACCCTGCTGATGAGCCCGGTCCAGGAGCCCCAGCTCCCCAGGAGCTTGGGGCTGCAGACAAGCATGGTG ATCTTTGTGAGGTGAGCCTCACCTCCTCTGCCCaaggagaggccagggaggaTCCTCTCCTTGACAAGCCTACTGCACAGCCCATCGTGCAGGACCACCAGGAGCACCCAGGCTTGGGCAGCAACTGCTGTGTGCCATTCTTTCGCTGGGCTTGGCTGCCAAGAAGAAGGAGAtaa
- the LOC107968571 gene encoding putative golgin subfamily A member 8I isoform X1 — protein MAEETQHNKLAAAKKKLKEYWQKNSPRVPAGANRNRKTNGSIPETATSGGCQSPGDSATGFHREGPTASATLKDLESPCQERAVVLDSRFVGISQLKNTIKSLKQQKKQVEHQLEEEKKANNERQKAERELEVQIQTLNIQKEELNTDLYHMKRSLRYFEEKSKDLAVRLQHSLQRKGELESVLSDVMATQKKKANQWSSPSKARTEWKLEQSMREEALLKAQLTQLKESFQQLQLERHEYAEHLKGERARWQQRMRKMSQEICTLKKEKQQDMRRVEKLERSLSKLKNQTAEPLPPEPPAVPSEVELQHLRKELERVAGELQAQVKNNQRISLLNRGQEERIQEQEERLRKQEERLQEQHKSLQQLAKPQSVLEELEHLEAASQQNQQLTAQPSLMALPGEGHGGEHLDSEGEEAPQPMPSVPEDLENREAMSSFMDHLEEKADLSELVKKKELRFIHHWRERCHQKIHHLLSEPGGRAKDAALGGGHHQAGAQGGDEGEAAGAAADGIAAYSNYNNGHRKFLAAAHNPADEPGPGAPAPQELGAADKHGDLCEVSLTSSAQGEAREDPLLDKPTAQPIVQDHQEHPGLGSNCCVPFFRWAWLPRRRR, from the exons aTGGCAGAAGAAACTCAACACAACAAATTGGCTGCAGCCAAGAAAAAG TTAAAAGAATATTGGCAGAAAAACAGCCCTAGAGTTCCAGCAGGAGCGAACAGGAACAGGAAAACAAATGGCAGTATCCCTGAGACAGCcacttctggtggttgccagtCACCTGGGGAT TCAGCAACAGGTTTCCACAGGGAAGGCCCTACAGCATCTGCTACCCTGAAAGATCTGGAG AGCCCGTGCCAAGAACGAGCAGTAGTCCTGGATTCAAGGTTCGTAGGAATCAGTCAACTGAAGAACACCATCAAATCTTTG AAACAACAGAAGAAACAAGTGGAACATCAGCTGGAAGAA gaaaagaaagcaaacaacgaGAGACAGAAAGCCGAAAGGGAGCTAGAG GTTCAAATCCAGACATTGAACATACAGAAAGAGGAACTAAATACAGACCTGTACCACATGAAACGTTCTCTCAGATACTTTGAAG AAAAGTCCAAGGATCTGGCTGTCCGCCTGCAACATTCATTGCAGCGTAAAGGAGAGTTAGAGAGTGTTCTCTCTGATGTCATGGCCACACAGAAGAAGAAGGCAAACCAG TGGTCCAGCCCCAGTAAAGCACGTACGGAGTGGAAGTTAGAGCAGTCCATGCGGGAGGAGGCACTGCTGAAAGCGCAGCTGACACAG TTGAAGGAGTCATTTCAACAACTCCAATTAGAAAGACATGAGTATGCTGAACATCTAAAAGGAGAGAGGGCCCGGTGGCAGCAGAGGATGAGAAAAATGTCACAGGAG ATTTGCACATTAAAGAAAGAGAAGCAGCAAGATATGCGTCGGGTAGAGAAGCTGGAGAGGAGCTTGTCCAAACTCAAAAACCAGACGG CTGAACCCTTGCCCCCGGAGCCCCCAGCAGTGCCCTCTGAGGTGGAGCTGCAGCACCTGAGGAAGGAACTAGAGAGAGTGGCAGGAGAGCTCCAGGCCCAGGTCAAAAACAATCAGCGCATAAGTCTCCTGAACCGGGGACAAGAAGAGAGGATTCAGGAGCAGGAAGAGAGGCTTCGGAAGCAGGAGGAGAGGCTTCAGGAGCAGCACAAGAGCCTTCAGCAGCTGGCCAAGCCACAGAGCGTCTTGGAGGAGCTG GAGCACCTGGAAGCGGCCAGCCAGCAGAACCAGCAGCTAACAGCCCAGCCTAGCCTCATGGCTCTCCCTGGGGAAG GACACGGAGGAGAACATCTGGACAgtgagggggaggaggcacctcAGCCCATGCCGAGTGTCCCAGAGGACCTGGAGAACAGGGAGGCCATG AGCAGCTTTATGGACCACCTGGAGGAGAAGGCAGACCTGAGTGAGCTggtgaagaaaaaagaacttcGCTTCATCCATCACTGGCGAGAGAGATGCCATCA GAAAATCCATCACCTGTTATCAGAACCAGGGGGCCGTGCCAAAGATGCGGCACTGGGAGGAGGACACCATCAGGCTGGAGCTCAGGGAGGAGATGAAG GTGAAGCTGCTGGAGCTGCAGCAGATGGTATTGCGGCTTACAGCAACTACAACAATGGGCACAGAAAATTCCTGGCCGCTGCCCACAACCCTGCTGATGAGCCCGGTCCAGGAGCCCCAGCTCCCCAGGAGCTTGGGGCTGCAGACAAGCATGGTG ATCTTTGTGAGGTGAGCCTCACCTCCTCTGCCCaaggagaggccagggaggaTCCTCTCCTTGACAAGCCTACTGCACAGCCCATCGTGCAGGACCACCAGGAGCACCCAGGCTTGGGCAGCAACTGCTGTGTGCCATTCTTTCGCTGGGCTTGGCTGCCAAGAAGAAGGAGAtaa
- the LOC107968571 gene encoding putative golgin subfamily A member 8I isoform X3 — translation MAEETQHNKLAAAKKKLKEYWQKNSPRVPAGANRNRKTNGSIPETATSGGCQSPGDSATGFHREGPTASATLKDLESPCQERAVVLDSRFVGISQLKNTIKSLKQQKKQVEHQLEEEKKANNERQKAERELEVQIQTLNIQKEELNTDLYHMKRSLRYFEEKSKDLAVRLQHSLQRKGELESVLSDVMATQKKKANQWSSPSKARTEWKLEQSMREEALLKAQLTQLKESFQQLQLERHEYAEHLKGERARWQQRMRKMSQEICTLKKEKQQDMRRVEKLERSLSKLKNQTAEPLPPEPPAVPSEVELQHLRKELERVAGELQAQVKNNQRISLLNRGQEERIQEQEERLRKQEERLQEQHKSLQQLAKPQSVLEELNNENKSALQLEQQVKELQEKLGEEHLEAASQQNQQLTAQPSLMALPGEGHGGEHLDSEGEEAPQPMPSVPEDLENREAMSSFMDHLEEKADLSELVKKKELRFIHHWRERCHQKIHHLLSEPGGRAKDAALGGGHHQAGAQGGDEGEAAGAAADGIAAYSNYNNGHRKFLAAAHNPADEPGPGAPAPQELGAADKHGDLCEVSLTSSAQGEAREDPLLDKPTAQPIVQDHQEHPGLGSNCCVPFFRWAWLPRRRR, via the exons aTGGCAGAAGAAACTCAACACAACAAATTGGCTGCAGCCAAGAAAAAG TTAAAAGAATATTGGCAGAAAAACAGCCCTAGAGTTCCAGCAGGAGCGAACAGGAACAGGAAAACAAATGGCAGTATCCCTGAGACAGCcacttctggtggttgccagtCACCTGGGGAT TCAGCAACAGGTTTCCACAGGGAAGGCCCTACAGCATCTGCTACCCTGAAAGATCTGGAG AGCCCGTGCCAAGAACGAGCAGTAGTCCTGGATTCAAGGTTCGTAGGAATCAGTCAACTGAAGAACACCATCAAATCTTTG AAACAACAGAAGAAACAAGTGGAACATCAGCTGGAAGAA gaaaagaaagcaaacaacgaGAGACAGAAAGCCGAAAGGGAGCTAGAG GTTCAAATCCAGACATTGAACATACAGAAAGAGGAACTAAATACAGACCTGTACCACATGAAACGTTCTCTCAGATACTTTGAAG AAAAGTCCAAGGATCTGGCTGTCCGCCTGCAACATTCATTGCAGCGTAAAGGAGAGTTAGAGAGTGTTCTCTCTGATGTCATGGCCACACAGAAGAAGAAGGCAAACCAG TGGTCCAGCCCCAGTAAAGCACGTACGGAGTGGAAGTTAGAGCAGTCCATGCGGGAGGAGGCACTGCTGAAAGCGCAGCTGACACAG TTGAAGGAGTCATTTCAACAACTCCAATTAGAAAGACATGAGTATGCTGAACATCTAAAAGGAGAGAGGGCCCGGTGGCAGCAGAGGATGAGAAAAATGTCACAGGAG ATTTGCACATTAAAGAAAGAGAAGCAGCAAGATATGCGTCGGGTAGAGAAGCTGGAGAGGAGCTTGTCCAAACTCAAAAACCAGACGG CTGAACCCTTGCCCCCGGAGCCCCCAGCAGTGCCCTCTGAGGTGGAGCTGCAGCACCTGAGGAAGGAACTAGAGAGAGTGGCAGGAGAGCTCCAGGCCCAGGTCAAAAACAATCAGCGCATAAGTCTCCTGAACCGGGGACAAGAAGAGAGGATTCAGGAGCAGGAAGAGAGGCTTCGGAAGCAGGAGGAGAGGCTTCAGGAGCAGCACAAGAGCCTTCAGCAGCTGGCCAAGCCACAGAGCGTCTTGGAGGAGCTG aacaatgagaacaaGAGCGCACTGCAGTTGGAGCAGCAAGTAAAGGAGCTACAGGAGAAGCTTGGTGAG GAGCACCTGGAAGCGGCCAGCCAGCAGAACCAGCAGCTAACAGCCCAGCCTAGCCTCATGGCTCTCCCTGGGGAAG GACACGGAGGAGAACATCTGGACAgtgagggggaggaggcacctcAGCCCATGCCGAGTGTCCCAGAGGACCTGGAGAACAGGGAGGCCATG AGCAGCTTTATGGACCACCTGGAGGAGAAGGCAGACCTGAGTGAGCTggtgaagaaaaaagaacttcGCTTCATCCATCACTGGCGAGAGAGATGCCATCA GAAAATCCATCACCTGTTATCAGAACCAGGGGGCCGTGCCAAAGATGCGGCACTGGGAGGAGGACACCATCAGGCTGGAGCTCAGGGAGGAGATGAAG GTGAAGCTGCTGGAGCTGCAGCAGATGGTATTGCGGCTTACAGCAACTACAACAATGGGCACAGAAAATTCCTGGCCGCTGCCCACAACCCTGCTGATGAGCCCGGTCCAGGAGCCCCAGCTCCCCAGGAGCTTGGGGCTGCAGACAAGCATGGTG ATCTTTGTGAGGTGAGCCTCACCTCCTCTGCCCaaggagaggccagggaggaTCCTCTCCTTGACAAGCCTACTGCACAGCCCATCGTGCAGGACCACCAGGAGCACCCAGGCTTGGGCAGCAACTGCTGTGTGCCATTCTTTCGCTGGGCTTGGCTGCCAAGAAGAAGGAGAtaa